CCACAGCATTATTGGCAAATTGTTGAGTCCAATGGATGGGAACAAAAATCTGGCCAGGCGCGGTTGTGCGGCTTACTTTCACTCTGACACATACTTCCCCTTGTGCGGATTGCACCTTAATCAAGCCCAGATCTTGCACACCAAGTTGACGAGCATCTTTAGGGTGAATTTCCGCATAAGGTTGATCCGTATGACGCGATAAAGAAGCGGCATCTCCGGTTCTGGTCATGGTATGCCATTGATCCCGTACTCGTCCTGTATTCAGTACAAAAGGCCAATCGGCATTCACTGCTTGCTGAGGCAAGCTTGGTGTAATAGGAACAAATCGGGCACGACCATCCGGAGTATAAAAGTGACCGTCCGTAAACAGACGTTGCGTGCCTTGTGGTTTACCTTTGGGCACTGGCCATTGCACAGGTACTAAAGCATCGTACTCTTGTTTATTCATACGACTAAAGTGACCGATATCAAAATCGCGCTTGCCGCCATTTTCAAATGCCGACAGGGCTGCGTGCTCGACAAAAATTTCATGGACATCCTGATACGAAAACGCCGCACGATAGCCTAAACTTTTGGCGACTTCACACACCGCCCACCAATCATGTTTGGCCTCTCCTGGCGCAGGTAATAATCCACGCTGTCTAGAAATACGTCGCTCAGAATTGGTCACAGTACCATTTTTTTCACTCCAGCCTGTGGCGGGCAACAAAACATCAGCCATCGCCGTAGTATCAGTATGCGCTTTGCAGTCGCTAACGATGACCAACTCACACTTTTCTAAGGCACGCCGCACCTGCGCGGTATCTGGCAAACTCACCATAGGATTGGTCGACATGATCCACACCACTTTGACCTTTCCAGCCTCCATAGCTTGAAATAAATCCACCGCTTTTAGTCCATTTTCGGTTGCCATATTAGGCGCCTGCCAAAATCGCTCAACAAGTTCAATGGCACCCGGTGTAGCAAAATCCATATGTGCAGCCAATTGATTGGCCAAACCACCAACCTCTCGTCCTCCCATGGCATTAGGCTGACCAGTAATGGAAAACGGCCCCGCCCCTTCTTTACCAATTCGACCTGTCGCCAGATGACAATTAATAATAGCGTTGCATTTATCCACACCGGAGGAAGATTGGTTGATTCCTTGAGAATAGAAGGTGACACTTTTGTCATTGTCCTTCCACCAACTGGCCAAGGTCACTAATTCTTCCGCGTTGATAGCGCAAAAATCGGCCGTAGCTAATAAGTTAGGAGTGGCTTTTTGAGCCTGCTGTAAGGTTTCATGAAAACCTGAGGTATGCTGATCAATAAAACCTGAATCAAGCAAGCCTTCTTGTTCGGAAAAGCTTAATAGATAAGAAAAAATTGCCGCATCCGAACCGGGTTTAATAGCAAGATGTAAATCGGCAATGTCACAAGTTGCAGTTCTTCTAGGGTCAATCACCACCACTTTCATGTGCGGACGAGCTTGCTTGGCAGCAGCAATGCGCTGGTACAAAATAGGATGTGTCCATGCTGCGTTAGATCCCACCATGATCAATAAATCGCAACTTTCTAAATCCTCGTAATTACAAGGCACAGTATCTGAACCTAAAGAGCGTTTGTACGCCACCACGGCTGAGGCCATGCATAAACGAGAATTGGTGTCCACATTTGCAGTGCCAATAAAGCCTTTCGCAAGCTTATTGGCAACATAATAATCTTCCGTCAAAATTTGACCAGACAAATAAAACGCAAACGCATCTGGGCCATGTTCAGCGACGACCTGCTGAATCTTATTACTAATGGTGTCTATGGCCTCTTGCCATGGAACATCTTTGCCAAATACCTTGGGGTTGAGCAATCTGTCTTCACTGCCCAGGGTTTGTGCCAAACTACTGCCTTTCACGCAAAGATGACCAAAGTTCGCAGGGTGATCTTGATCCCCTGATACTGGTGGAAAAGCATCTGACTGGTTTGCAGGCAGAGTCAGGTTCACACCACAGCCTACGCCGCAATATGGACAAGTTGTTTTCTGGGTGCGCTCTGCCATAACCTTTCCTTTCGTTTTCATGAGGCAAATTTTTCAACAAAAAAAGCCCAACCACTGTATTCAGCGGTTGGGCTTCGTTGCCTTTTGTAATATCTGATTGCTTTGTAAGTAAACCAGCGTTGGTTCAAGGTGCATCAGTTGGTTTTATTAGTAGCAAATAACAGGCCAAGTTTTTGAGCTGTTTTTAACGCTTCTCAATCCGATTTTTATCGATTTTCATCCATAAAAGCACCACAAAAGTGCGATGTTATTTTTTGCTAACCAAATTGGATCATGAAACAGCGACGAACACCTTGCCTTGCTCCAGTTTGGCTTGCCAAGTCGGGATAGATAAACCTTCTTCTTCAAGACACCTACCAGACTGTAATTCAAAATGCTGTTTGTACAATGGACTGGCCACCGTCCACTCTTCCTTTAGATTCGCCAACAAACCACGGGAAAGCACATTGGCTTTACCAATTGGGTCCCAGTTACTAATAGCAAACACTTGTTGTTTCGCCTCAGGCACATAAAACAAAGCAATTTGTTGACCGTCTAGCATGGCGGCAATGCCAGCGCCTTCAATCAAATCTTGCTGTTCACACATCAATTTCCACTGCATTGTCACGGTTAACCTGCCTTAGCAATCAGTTGCTGTTTTTCTGCTTCGGTCGCAGGGCGAATTTGATTACGCTCTTCAACAAACACCACGTTTTCATCCCCGCCTTCATAGTTGACGAACTGACGGAAATTTTTCAGTGCTTGCTCGTCTTCTAGTGTTGTTTTCCATTCACATTGGAAGGTATCCACCACGTGCTGCATGCTTCTTTCTAACTCATCAGCCAAACCAAGTTTGTCGTCAATGACCACTTCTTTTAGGTAGTCCAAACCACCTTCTAAATTCTCCATCCACACGGATGTACGTTGCAAACGATCGGCCGTTTTGGTGTAAAACATCAAGACTCTGTCGATGTACTTGACCAAGGTTTCGTCGTCCAAGTCAGTCGCAAACAAATCCGCATGACGTGGTTTCATACCACCATTACCACATACGTATAAGTTCCAACCACCTTCAGTGGCAATCACCCCTATGTCTTTACTCTGTGCTTCCGCGCATTCTCGGGTACAACCTGACACTGCGAACTTGATTTTGTGTGGTGATCTCAGCCCCTTATAACGATTTTCTAAATGAATCGCCATGCCCATGCTGTCGTTCACGCCGTAACGACACCAAGTACTGCCAACACAGGATTTAACGGTTCGTAATGACTTACCATAGGCTTGTCCCGTTTCGAATCCAGCCGCCACCAGCTTTTCCCAAATTTCGGGTAATTGCGCCAAGGTCGCACCAAACAAATCAATGCGCTGACCACCGGTAATCTTGGTGTACAAGCCATAATCTTTGGCCACTTGCCCTAACACAATCAGCTTATCAGGGGTAATTTCTCCTCCCGCAATACGTGGCACAATAGAATAAGTGCCATCCTTTTGCATATTCGCTAGGAATCTATCATTGGTATCTTGCAAACCAATATGCTCTTTTTTCAGCACATAGTCGTTCCACACACTGGCTAAAATGGAACCCACAGCGGGTTTACAGATTTCACAACCATGACCCTTGCCGTGTTTTTGTAACAACTCGGCGAAGCTTTTAATGCCTTCAATTTTAATGAGGTTATATAGATCTTGACGGGTATAAGCAAAGTGCTCACAAATATCCGTACTGACTTCCACACCAAGTGCCAACAACTCATTGTCGACGACTTTTTTCAATAAAGCAGCACAACCACCACAGCCTGTTGCGGCTTTGGTAACCCCTTTGACATCACCAACAGACAAGGCACCTGCACACACCGCATCGCTAATGTCTTGTTTACTCACATTATGACAACTACAAATGGACGCTGTGGCAGGCAAAGCATCAACCCCCAAAGCAGCAGGTGCGCCATCCATACTGGGTAAAATCAGTGACTGTGCATTATTGGGTAAATCAATGCCGTTTAAGTAATATTGCAGCAAGGTATCGTAATAACTGTTGTCACCAACCAACACTGCCCCCAGCAACTTCTTACCATCTTCAGAGACCACCATTTTACGGTAGCTTTGGGTCAGCTCATCTTGATAAACAAAACTCTTACAACCTTGGGTTTGGGCATGGGCGTCACCAATCGAGCCTACATCACAGCCAAGTAACTTGAGCTTGGTGCTCATGTCAGCGCCCATAAAACGCTTGTCTGATGCCCCCATTATATGAGCGGCGGCGGCTTTAGCCATGCTGTATCCGGGCGCCACTAGGCCAAAGATTCGACCATTCCACAAGGCACATTCACCAATGGCATAAATGCTGTCATCACTGGTCAAACAATCGTTATTAACACAAATACCGCCACGTTCACCGATTTCTAAACCAGATTGTCTGGCCAATGCATCTTGTGGACGAATCCCTGCGGAAAATAAAATCAAATCGGTTTCTAGGTGACTGCCATCAGCAAAATTCATTCGGTGAAAAGCTTGTTCGCCATCAATAATCTCTTGCGTGGCGGTGGCGGTATAAACGCTCACCTCAAGCCCTTCAATCATTTCTTTTAACACCTGGCCACCGGTTTCATCCAATTGCACTGGCATCAAACGCGGTGCGAATTCAATCACACTGGTTTCCAAACCTAGGTTCTTAAGCGCATTCGCCGCTTCTAAGCCTAGTAAACCACCACCCACAACCGTGCCACGAGACACTTTTGCCGCGCAATCACGAATGGCATCTAGGTCCTCAAGGGTACGGTACACAAAAGTATTGTCTCTATCGTGACCCGGCATAGGCGGTACAAAAGGGTAGGAACCTGTCGCCAACACCAACAGGTCATAAGACAAGCTATCGCCCGATGCCAGTTGTAATGACTTAGCATCACGATCAATGGCAACGACTTGGCTGTTAGTAAAATAACCTATGCCATGTTGATCGTATAATTGACCATCGGTTAACGCCAAATCCGCAGCCGCCTTACCAGTAAAATACTCACTTAAATGCACGCGGTCATAAGCTAGATGCGGCTCTTCTCCGAAAACATAAATGGCAAATTGCTGCTGCGCACCTTGCTCAATCAGTTGCTCAATAAAATGGTGTCCTACCATACCATTTCCCACGACGACTAAACGTGGTTTATCCGTTGTTAATCTGTTTATAGTCATCTTCTTCCCCTTGTCGGAGTCTGGCGTTACCGAAACGGAATCAGGCGACGAGTGATTGGCAATAAGCTTCGCCAAAAATCAGCCGATCCAGCATGTCCGTAACCTTCGTCTTGTTTTGAATCAGCTGAAAATACCAGCTACCATCGGCGACGTTGCCGTATAGAATTGCGCCCACCAGTAGGCCGTCGTTGACCACCAGTTTGCGATAATGATTGGCGCCTACGTCTGCAAATACCAGACAAGCGTCTTGCGTATCAGGTTGAATCTTACCCACCGAAAACAGGTTAATGCCTGATACTTTTAGTTTGGTTGGCGTTGGTACGATAGCAAAGTTGGCAACAGCGCCAGCCAACACCTGAGTTAATACCTTAATTTGTGACCAAATCGGGGCCACTAAACCAAAGGTTTGTTGCTCAAATTCGCAACATTCTCCTAGTGCATATATATCGGCATCAGAAGTGGTCATTTGGGCATCCACCAAAATGGCTTTTTGTACGGCCAAGCCAGCTTGCTCAGCCAACTGGGTTTCAGGGACTATTCC
The window above is part of the Marinomonas sp. THO17 genome. Proteins encoded here:
- the nirB gene encoding nitrite reductase large subunit NirB, which translates into the protein MTINRLTTDKPRLVVVGNGMVGHHFIEQLIEQGAQQQFAIYVFGEEPHLAYDRVHLSEYFTGKAAADLALTDGQLYDQHGIGYFTNSQVVAIDRDAKSLQLASGDSLSYDLLVLATGSYPFVPPMPGHDRDNTFVYRTLEDLDAIRDCAAKVSRGTVVGGGLLGLEAANALKNLGLETSVIEFAPRLMPVQLDETGGQVLKEMIEGLEVSVYTATATQEIIDGEQAFHRMNFADGSHLETDLILFSAGIRPQDALARQSGLEIGERGGICVNNDCLTSDDSIYAIGECALWNGRIFGLVAPGYSMAKAAAAHIMGASDKRFMGADMSTKLKLLGCDVGSIGDAHAQTQGCKSFVYQDELTQSYRKMVVSEDGKKLLGAVLVGDNSYYDTLLQYYLNGIDLPNNAQSLILPSMDGAPAALGVDALPATASICSCHNVSKQDISDAVCAGALSVGDVKGVTKAATGCGGCAALLKKVVDNELLALGVEVSTDICEHFAYTRQDLYNLIKIEGIKSFAELLQKHGKGHGCEICKPAVGSILASVWNDYVLKKEHIGLQDTNDRFLANMQKDGTYSIVPRIAGGEITPDKLIVLGQVAKDYGLYTKITGGQRIDLFGATLAQLPEIWEKLVAAGFETGQAYGKSLRTVKSCVGSTWCRYGVNDSMGMAIHLENRYKGLRSPHKIKFAVSGCTRECAEAQSKDIGVIATEGGWNLYVCGNGGMKPRHADLFATDLDDETLVKYIDRVLMFYTKTADRLQRTSVWMENLEGGLDYLKEVVIDDKLGLADELERSMQHVVDTFQCEWKTTLEDEQALKNFRQFVNYEGGDENVVFVEERNQIRPATEAEKQQLIAKAG
- the nirD gene encoding nitrite reductase small subunit NirD, whose protein sequence is MQWKLMCEQQDLIEGAGIAAMLDGQQIALFYVPEAKQQVFAISNWDPIGKANVLSRGLLANLKEEWTVASPLYKQHFELQSGRCLEEEGLSIPTWQAKLEQGKVFVAVS
- a CDS encoding nitrate reductase, translated to MAERTQKTTCPYCGVGCGVNLTLPANQSDAFPPVSGDQDHPANFGHLCVKGSSLAQTLGSEDRLLNPKVFGKDVPWQEAIDTISNKIQQVVAEHGPDAFAFYLSGQILTEDYYVANKLAKGFIGTANVDTNSRLCMASAVVAYKRSLGSDTVPCNYEDLESCDLLIMVGSNAAWTHPILYQRIAAAKQARPHMKVVVIDPRRTATCDIADLHLAIKPGSDAAIFSYLLSFSEQEGLLDSGFIDQHTSGFHETLQQAQKATPNLLATADFCAINAEELVTLASWWKDNDKSVTFYSQGINQSSSGVDKCNAIINCHLATGRIGKEGAGPFSITGQPNAMGGREVGGLANQLAAHMDFATPGAIELVERFWQAPNMATENGLKAVDLFQAMEAGKVKVVWIMSTNPMVSLPDTAQVRRALEKCELVIVSDCKAHTDTTAMADVLLPATGWSEKNGTVTNSERRISRQRGLLPAPGEAKHDWWAVCEVAKSLGYRAAFSYQDVHEIFVEHAALSAFENGGKRDFDIGHFSRMNKQEYDALVPVQWPVPKGKPQGTQRLFTDGHFYTPDGRARFVPITPSLPQQAVNADWPFVLNTGRVRDQWHTMTRTGDAASLSRHTDQPYAEIHPKDARQLGVQDLGLIKVQSAQGEVCVRVKVSRTTAPGQIFVPIHWTQQFANNAVVSKLIPQVVDPLSGQPESKQARVKLMTVQPAAYGLIASRYPLPQMDFLYWCRVPSEFGYHYQIALDEMLDKAVWQAQLANALAASQQVDWLHYDNALTHQQRLAGLSNGELMFVVYLQASPEKLAVDWLVEKLAPAAKVSELERMAILAGSLATAEDKGEIVCSCFQVGSKQIQKAVAEGASTVTELGVELKCGTNCGSCIPELKPFIPIQVEQSA